A single window of Streptomyces sp. NBC_00464 DNA harbors:
- a CDS encoding DUF721 domain-containing protein, with protein sequence MTGDGDGKDPAGGPAKQPEPSGVDLARVALRAAKEQAKARGAAAQQKKQARRGGGLRSGARADGRDPLPLGAAINRLITERGWETPAAVGGVMGRWPQIVGDDLANHCVPLRYDEAPDERVLTVQCDSTAWATQLRLLAPQLVARLNADLGHGTVRLIKVLGPGGPARRYGPLRAPGSTGPGDTYG encoded by the coding sequence GTGACCGGCGACGGGGACGGCAAGGACCCGGCCGGGGGCCCGGCGAAGCAGCCGGAGCCCTCGGGTGTGGACTTGGCGCGGGTGGCCCTGCGCGCGGCGAAGGAGCAGGCGAAGGCGCGCGGTGCGGCCGCGCAGCAGAAGAAGCAGGCCCGGCGGGGCGGCGGACTGCGTTCCGGTGCGCGGGCGGACGGCCGGGATCCGCTGCCGCTGGGGGCCGCGATCAACCGTCTGATCACCGAGCGCGGCTGGGAGACGCCGGCCGCGGTGGGCGGTGTGATGGGCCGCTGGCCGCAGATCGTGGGTGACGATCTTGCCAATCACTGTGTGCCGTTGCGTTATGACGAGGCCCCCGACGAGCGGGTGCTGACGGTGCAGTGCGACTCCACGGCGTGGGCGACGCAGCTGAGGCTGCTGGCGCCGCAGCTGGTGGCCCGGCTGAACGCGGATCTGGGGCACGGCACCGTCCGGCTGATCAAGGTTCTGGGGCCTGGAGGGCCCGCGCGCAGATACGGCCCGCTGCGCGCGCCCGGGAGCACCGGCCCGGGCGACACCTACGGATGA
- the gyrB gene encoding DNA topoisomerase (ATP-hydrolyzing) subunit B — protein MLCQKGRFVADSGNPNENIPSTPGESSAAPASAEVMADVKAKASGEVKASYDASAITVLEGLDAVRKRPGMYIGSTGERGLHHLVQEVVDNSVDEAMAGHADTIDVTILADGGVRVIDNGRGIPVGIVPSEGKPAVEVVLTVLHAGGKFGGGGYAVSGGLHGVGVSVVNALSTRVAVEVKTDGYRWTQDYKLGVPTAPLARNEATGETGTSVTFWADGDIFETTEYSFETLSRRFQEMAFLNKGLTLKLTDERESAKATAGADSAEAVDVPEEEATRTVTYHYENGIVDFVKYLNSRKGDVIHQSVIDIEAEDKDRLLSAEIAMQWNTQYSEGVYSFANAIHTHEGGTHEEGFRAALTSLVNRYARDKKLLREKDDNLTGEDVREGLTAIISVKLGEPQFEGQTKTKLGNTEAKTFVQKVVHEQLTDWFDRNPNEAADIIRKGIAASTARVAARKARDLTRRKGLLESASLPGKLSDCQSNDPTKCEIFIVEGDSAGGSAKSGRNPMYQAILPIRGKILNVEKARIDKILQNTEVQALISAFGTGVHEDFDIEKLRYHKIILMADADVDGQHINTLLLTFLFRFMRPLVEAGHVYLSRPPLYKIKWGRDDFEYAYSDRERDALVVLGKENGKRIKEDSIQRFKGLGEMNAEELRVTTMDVDHRVLGQVTLDDAAQADDLFSVLMGEDVEARRSFIQRNAKDVRFLDI, from the coding sequence GTGCTGTGCCAGAAAGGGCGCTTCGTGGCCGATTCCGGCAACCCCAACGAGAACATTCCGTCCACCCCCGGTGAGAGCAGCGCTGCTCCCGCCTCGGCCGAGGTGATGGCCGACGTGAAGGCGAAGGCTTCGGGTGAGGTGAAAGCCTCGTACGACGCCAGCGCGATCACCGTGCTGGAGGGTCTGGACGCGGTCCGCAAGCGGCCTGGCATGTACATCGGCTCGACCGGTGAGCGCGGTCTCCACCACCTCGTGCAAGAGGTCGTCGACAACTCGGTCGACGAGGCGATGGCCGGGCACGCGGACACCATCGACGTCACGATCCTCGCCGACGGCGGGGTGCGCGTGATCGACAACGGCCGTGGCATCCCGGTCGGCATCGTGCCGTCCGAGGGCAAGCCGGCCGTGGAGGTCGTCCTCACCGTGCTGCACGCCGGCGGCAAGTTCGGCGGCGGCGGTTACGCCGTCTCCGGTGGTCTGCACGGCGTCGGTGTCTCCGTGGTCAACGCGCTGTCCACCCGGGTGGCCGTCGAGGTCAAGACGGACGGGTACCGCTGGACCCAGGACTACAAGCTCGGCGTCCCGACCGCCCCGCTGGCCCGTAACGAGGCCACCGGCGAGACGGGTACGTCGGTCACCTTCTGGGCCGACGGGGACATCTTCGAGACGACCGAGTACTCCTTCGAGACCCTCTCGCGGCGCTTCCAGGAGATGGCCTTCCTCAACAAGGGCCTCACCCTGAAGCTGACCGACGAGCGCGAGTCGGCGAAGGCGACGGCGGGCGCGGACAGCGCCGAGGCGGTGGACGTCCCCGAGGAAGAGGCGACGCGCACGGTCACGTACCACTACGAGAACGGCATCGTCGACTTCGTCAAGTACCTCAACTCCCGCAAGGGCGATGTCATTCACCAGTCGGTGATCGACATCGAGGCCGAGGACAAGGACCGTCTCCTCTCGGCCGAGATCGCCATGCAGTGGAACACGCAGTACAGCGAGGGCGTCTACTCCTTCGCCAACGCGATCCACACGCACGAGGGCGGTACGCACGAGGAGGGCTTCCGTGCGGCGCTGACCTCGCTGGTCAACCGGTACGCGCGCGACAAGAAGCTGCTGCGCGAGAAGGACGACAACCTCACCGGTGAGGACGTCCGCGAGGGTCTGACGGCGATCATCTCGGTGAAGCTGGGCGAGCCGCAGTTCGAGGGCCAGACGAAGACCAAGCTGGGCAACACGGAGGCCAAGACCTTCGTGCAGAAGGTCGTCCACGAGCAGCTGACGGACTGGTTCGACCGGAACCCCAACGAGGCCGCCGACATCATTCGTAAGGGCATCGCCGCCTCGACCGCCCGCGTGGCGGCCCGCAAGGCGCGTGACCTGACCCGTCGCAAGGGCCTCCTGGAGAGCGCCTCGCTGCCGGGCAAGCTGAGCGACTGCCAGTCCAACGACCCGACGAAGTGCGAGATCTTCATCGTCGAGGGTGACTCCGCCGGTGGTTCGGCGAAGTCCGGCCGTAACCCGATGTACCAGGCCATCCTGCCGATCCGCGGCAAGATCCTGAACGTCGAGAAGGCCAGGATCGACAAGATCCTGCAGAACACCGAGGTCCAGGCGCTGATCTCGGCCTTCGGTACCGGGGTCCACGAGGACTTCGACATCGAGAAGCTCCGCTATCACAAGATCATTCTGATGGCGGACGCCGACGTCGACGGTCAGCACATCAACACCCTGCTGCTGACGTTCCTCTTCCGCTTCATGCGGCCGCTGGTCGAGGCCGGGCACGTCTACCTCTCGCGCCCGCCGCTCTACAAGATCAAGTGGGGCCGGGACGACTTCGAGTACGCGTACTCGGACCGCGAGCGCGACGCCCTCGTGGTGCTCGGCAAGGAGAACGGCAAGCGGATCAAGGAAGACTCGATCCAGCGCTTCAAGGGCCTCGGCGAGATGAACGCCGAGGAGCTGCGTGTCACCACGATGGACGTCGACCACCGTGTGCTCGGCCAGGTCACGCTCGACGACGCGGCGCAGGCCGACGACCTGTTCTCGGTGCTGATGGGTGAGGACGTCGAGGCACGGCGCTCGTTCATTCAGCGCAACGCCAAGGACGTTCGCTTCCTCGACATCTGA
- the gyrA gene encoding DNA gyrase subunit A — MADENTPAPVTPEEVPPVEGVGMRVEPVGLETEMQRSYLDYAMSVIVSRALPDVRDGLKPVHRRVLYAMYDGGYRPEKGFYKCARVVGDVMGTYHPHGDSSIYDALVRLAQHWSMRMPLVDSNGNFGSPGNDPAAAMRYTECKMMPLSMEMVRDIDEETVDFKDNYDGRNQEPVVLPARFPNLLINGSAGIAVGMATNIPPHNLREVASGAQWYLEHPEASQEELLDALLERIKGPDFPTGALVVGRKGIEEAYRTGRGSITMRAVVAVEEIQNRQCLVVTELPYQTNPDNLAQKIADLVKDGKVGGIADVRDETSSRTGQRLVVVLKRDAVAKVVLNNLYKHTDLQTNFGANMLALVDGVPRTLSIDAFIRHWVTHQIEVIVRRTKFRLRKAEERAHILRGLLKALDAIDEVIALIRRSNTVEIAREGLMGLLEIDEIQANAILEMQLRRLAALEHQKITAEHDELQAKINEYNAILVSPERQRQIVSEELAAIVDKFGDDRRSKLVPFDGDMSIEDLIAEEDIVVTISRGGYVKRTKTDDYRSQKRGGKGVRGTKLKSDDIVDHFFVSTTHHWLLFFTNKGRVYRAKAYELPDAGRDARGQHVANLLAFQPDEQIAQILAIRDYDAAPYLILATKGGLVKKTALKDYDSPRSGGVIAINLRETADGSDDELIGAELVSAEDDLLLISRKAQSIRFTATDDALRPMGRATSGVKGMSFREGDELLSMNVVRPGTFVFTATDGGYAKRTPVDEYRVQGRGGLGIKAAKIVEDRGSLVGALVVEETDEILAITLGGGVIRTRVNEVRETGRDTMGVQLINLGKRDAVVGIARNAEAGREAEEVDGTDDAEGETPEAVTAEATAADAAADSTVDGTVEGNTSSTGEHEE, encoded by the coding sequence ATGGCCGACGAGAACACCCCTGCCCCCGTGACGCCCGAAGAGGTCCCGCCCGTCGAGGGCGTGGGCATGCGTGTCGAGCCCGTCGGGCTCGAGACGGAGATGCAGCGCTCCTACCTCGACTACGCGATGTCCGTCATCGTGTCGCGTGCCCTGCCCGACGTGCGGGACGGCCTCAAGCCCGTCCACCGCCGGGTGCTGTACGCGATGTACGACGGCGGCTACCGGCCCGAGAAGGGCTTCTACAAGTGCGCCCGCGTCGTCGGTGACGTCATGGGTACGTACCACCCGCACGGCGACTCCTCGATCTACGACGCCCTGGTGCGCCTGGCGCAGCACTGGTCGATGCGCATGCCGCTGGTGGACTCCAACGGCAACTTCGGTTCCCCGGGCAACGACCCGGCCGCCGCCATGCGGTACACCGAGTGCAAGATGATGCCGCTGTCCATGGAGATGGTCCGTGACATCGACGAGGAGACCGTCGATTTCAAGGACAACTACGACGGCCGCAACCAGGAGCCGGTGGTTCTGCCGGCGCGCTTCCCGAACCTGCTGATCAACGGTTCGGCGGGCATCGCGGTCGGCATGGCGACCAACATCCCGCCGCACAACCTGCGCGAGGTCGCGTCCGGCGCCCAGTGGTACCTGGAGCACCCGGAAGCCTCGCAGGAGGAGCTCCTGGACGCCCTCCTTGAGCGGATCAAGGGCCCGGACTTCCCGACGGGCGCACTCGTCGTGGGCCGCAAGGGCATCGAGGAGGCGTACCGCACGGGCCGTGGCTCGATCACGATGCGCGCGGTCGTGGCGGTCGAGGAGATCCAGAACCGCCAGTGCCTGGTGGTCACGGAGCTTCCGTACCAGACCAACCCCGACAACCTCGCGCAGAAGATCGCCGACCTGGTCAAGGACGGCAAGGTCGGCGGCATCGCGGACGTCCGTGACGAGACCTCGTCGCGTACGGGCCAGCGCCTGGTCGTCGTGCTGAAGCGGGACGCGGTCGCCAAGGTCGTACTGAACAACCTGTACAAGCACACCGATCTGCAGACCAACTTCGGCGCCAACATGCTGGCGCTGGTGGACGGGGTGCCGCGCACCCTGTCGATCGACGCGTTCATCCGCCACTGGGTGACGCACCAGATCGAGGTCATCGTCCGGCGTACGAAGTTCCGGCTGCGCAAGGCCGAGGAGCGCGCGCACATCCTGCGTGGCCTCCTCAAGGCCCTGGACGCCATCGACGAGGTCATCGCCCTCATCCGGCGCAGCAACACCGTGGAGATCGCGCGTGAGGGCCTGATGGGCCTGCTGGAGATCGACGAGATCCAGGCGAACGCGATCCTGGAGATGCAGCTGCGCCGGCTGGCCGCGCTGGAGCACCAGAAGATCACCGCCGAGCACGACGAGCTCCAGGCGAAGATCAACGAGTACAACGCGATCCTGGTGTCGCCCGAGCGTCAGCGGCAGATCGTCAGCGAGGAGCTGGCGGCGATCGTCGACAAGTTCGGCGACGACCGGCGCTCCAAGCTCGTGCCCTTCGACGGCGACATGTCCATCGAGGACCTGATCGCCGAGGAGGACATCGTCGTCACGATCTCCCGCGGCGGCTATGTGAAGCGCACGAAGACGGACGACTACCGCTCGCAGAAGCGCGGCGGCAAGGGTGTGCGCGGCACGAAGCTCAAGTCGGACGACATCGTTGACCACTTCTTCGTGTCCACGACGCACCACTGGCTGCTGTTCTTCACCAACAAGGGCCGGGTCTACCGGGCGAAGGCCTACGAGCTCCCGGACGCCGGCCGTGACGCCCGCGGTCAGCACGTGGCGAACCTGCTGGCCTTCCAGCCGGACGAGCAGATCGCCCAGATCCTGGCGATCCGCGACTACGACGCGGCGCCGTATCTGATCCTGGCCACGAAGGGCGGTCTGGTGAAGAAGACCGCGCTGAAGGACTACGACTCGCCGCGTTCCGGCGGTGTCATCGCCATCAACCTGCGCGAGACGGCCGACGGCAGCGACGACGAGCTGATCGGCGCGGAGCTGGTGTCGGCCGAGGACGACCTGCTGCTCATCAGCAGGAAGGCCCAGTCGATCAGGTTCACTGCGACGGACGATGCGCTGCGCCCGATGGGCCGTGCCACTTCGGGTGTCAAGGGCATGAGTTTCCGCGAGGGAGACGAACTGCTCTCGATGAATGTCGTCAGGCCCGGTACTTTCGTGTTCACTGCCACTGACGGCGGGTACGCGAAGCGGACCCCCGTCGACGAGTACCGCGTCCAGGGTCGCGGCGGCCTGGGCATCAAGGCCGCCAAGATCGTGGAGGACCGGGGCTCGCTGGTCGGTGCGCTGGTGGTCGAGGAGACGGACGAGATCCTCGCCATCACGCTCGGCGGTGGTGTGATTCGTACGCGAGTCAATGAAGTCAGGGAGACGGGCCGTGACACCATGGGCGTCCAACTGATCAATCTGGGCAAGCGAGACGCCGTCGTCGGTATCGCGCGCAACGCCGAGGCAGGTCGCGAGGCCGAAGAGGTCGACGGGACTGACGATGCCGAAGGCGAGACGCCCGAGGCAGTGACAGCTGAGGCCACCGCGGCCGACGCAGCTGCCGACAGCACGGTCGACGGCACAGTCGAGGGCAACACGTCCTCGACCGGGGAGCACGAGGAGTAG
- a CDS encoding DUF3566 domain-containing protein: MTDTRGPQPQYEGYATGPLPGEREPAPGQAGPYHPPQAYPSPPAGGTQGGGRSHGGRQGAVQGAGTAQATRRPRTGARTTPRTRKARLRVAKADPWSVMKVSFLLSIALGICTVVASAVLWMVMDAMGVFETVGGTISEATGSNEGNGFDLQSFLSLPRVLIFTSVIAVIDVVLATALATLGAFIYNLSAGFVGGVELTLAEDE; the protein is encoded by the coding sequence GTGACGGATACCCGGGGCCCTCAGCCCCAGTACGAGGGTTACGCGACCGGGCCGTTGCCCGGTGAGCGGGAACCCGCACCGGGCCAGGCGGGCCCGTACCACCCGCCGCAGGCCTACCCCTCGCCCCCTGCGGGCGGGACCCAGGGTGGCGGCCGGTCCCACGGGGGGCGGCAGGGCGCCGTGCAGGGCGCAGGCACGGCCCAGGCGACCCGCAGGCCCCGGACGGGGGCGCGGACGACTCCGCGTACCCGCAAGGCGCGTCTGCGTGTGGCCAAGGCCGATCCGTGGTCGGTGATGAAGGTCAGCTTCCTGCTGTCCATCGCGCTCGGCATCTGCACGGTGGTCGCGTCGGCGGTGCTGTGGATGGTGATGGACGCGATGGGCGTCTTCGAGACCGTCGGCGGCACCATCAGCGAGGCGACCGGTTCCAACGAGGGCAACGGCTTCGACCTGCAGTCGTTCCTGTCCCTGCCGCGGGTGCTGATCTTCACCTCGGTCATCGCGGTGATCGACGTGGTGCTGGCCACCGCGCTGGCGACGCTGGGCGCCTTCATCTACAACCTGTCGGCCGGCTTCGTGGGCGGTGTCGAGCTCACCCTGGCCGAGGACGAGTAG
- a CDS encoding helix-turn-helix transcriptional regulator — protein sequence MSADPTPDWVLPLRQQIGTTLRAARIEAGLTQVQLAELAGMDHKTVHRIEYAISDPSLTMLLRLAAALHVPIEDLVRR from the coding sequence GTGTCGGCCGACCCAACCCCGGACTGGGTACTCCCCCTCCGCCAGCAGATCGGCACAACCCTGCGCGCAGCCCGCATCGAAGCAGGCCTCACCCAGGTACAGCTCGCGGAGCTCGCCGGCATGGACCACAAGACCGTGCACCGCATCGAGTACGCCATCAGCGACCCCAGCCTCACGATGCTCCTCCGCCTGGCCGCCGCGCTCCATGTGCCGATCGAGGACCTCGTGCGCAGATGA
- a CDS encoding NUDIX hydrolase, which translates to MPITSQHVRETLDAYLAQHPEDKEPLASLLTVLDEAGDAITSRKEFLGHVTAGAVLHRPDGRVLTIEHRTLSKWLLPGGHVEEVDETLVGAALRELAEETGIDSDQVTLTVDLPLHVDAHVIPANPAKDEPEHLHFDFRFLFHTTAAEIVLQEEEVSAASWQPADMLVTEPLRSRVLTAVL; encoded by the coding sequence ATGCCCATCACCTCCCAGCACGTCCGCGAAACGCTCGACGCGTACCTCGCCCAGCACCCAGAGGACAAGGAGCCGCTCGCCTCGCTGCTCACGGTCCTTGACGAGGCAGGCGACGCGATCACTTCGCGTAAGGAGTTCCTCGGTCACGTCACCGCCGGCGCTGTGCTCCACCGCCCCGACGGCCGCGTGCTGACCATCGAGCACCGCACGCTCTCGAAGTGGCTGCTGCCGGGTGGCCACGTCGAAGAGGTTGACGAGACGCTCGTCGGTGCGGCACTTCGCGAGCTGGCCGAGGAAACCGGCATCGACTCCGACCAGGTGACGCTGACCGTCGATCTGCCGCTGCACGTCGATGCGCACGTCATCCCGGCGAACCCCGCGAAGGATGAGCCGGAGCACCTCCACTTCGACTTCCGATTCCTGTTCCACACCACGGCTGCCGAGATCGTGCTCCAGGAGGAAGAGGTGAGCGCGGCGTCGTGGCAGCCTGCCGACATGCTGGTCACGGAGCCGCTGCGTAGCCGGGTGCTGACCGCCGTGCTGTAG
- a CDS encoding adenosylhomocysteinase translates to MEAFENARLDAYFARINAQFRPSEPPASLLITHLLPERPSFVRAVAAASQLRAVLPKPKSIDAAAQRAVEKVSPCAALSRELFTDPDTAVDFLESRAAGESLVLLDVGGYFAPSLDAICDRFSGRILGVVEDTENGHRRYADIEKLPCPVVSVARSPLKDPEDFLVGQSVVFSTEALMRARGDILHGRPALVLGFGKLGSSIARLLHAKGIQVTVYDIDPVRRTQALSQGFTVARDRDAALHGAGLVLCATGAVSLRSEDFSALRNGAYVATVTSSEDELDLDGLPDVYTRTPSGDHVTRYQTTGHYFYLLNGGNAVNFLHGASVGPFIFLVQAEILASIRILAQGALASGIHEVTPTDRAAIASTWLSYFNR, encoded by the coding sequence ATGGAAGCGTTCGAAAACGCCCGGCTCGACGCGTACTTCGCCCGGATCAACGCCCAGTTCCGCCCCTCGGAGCCCCCTGCCTCCCTGCTCATCACCCACCTGCTGCCGGAACGACCATCGTTCGTACGGGCTGTGGCAGCCGCCTCTCAACTGCGAGCTGTCCTGCCCAAGCCGAAGTCGATCGACGCCGCAGCGCAGCGCGCTGTCGAGAAGGTCAGCCCGTGCGCCGCTCTCTCCCGAGAGCTGTTCACCGACCCAGACACCGCCGTCGATTTCCTTGAGTCTCGGGCGGCCGGCGAATCCCTCGTGCTCCTCGACGTCGGCGGCTACTTCGCGCCCAGCCTCGACGCGATCTGTGACCGGTTTTCCGGGCGCATCCTCGGCGTAGTCGAGGACACCGAGAACGGACACCGCCGGTACGCGGACATCGAGAAGCTCCCCTGCCCAGTCGTGTCCGTGGCCCGATCGCCACTCAAGGACCCCGAGGACTTCCTCGTCGGCCAGTCCGTCGTGTTCTCCACCGAGGCCCTCATGCGGGCACGCGGCGACATCCTGCACGGCCGCCCTGCCCTCGTCCTCGGCTTCGGGAAGCTCGGCAGCTCCATCGCCCGCCTGCTGCACGCCAAGGGCATTCAGGTCACCGTCTACGACATCGACCCCGTTCGTCGCACCCAGGCGCTCTCACAGGGCTTCACCGTGGCGCGGGATCGGGATGCCGCCCTGCACGGCGCCGGCCTGGTCCTGTGCGCTACCGGGGCTGTCTCACTCCGCAGCGAGGACTTCTCCGCCCTGCGTAACGGGGCCTACGTTGCCACTGTTACGTCGTCGGAGGACGAGCTCGACCTCGACGGCCTGCCCGACGTCTACACCCGTACGCCGTCCGGCGACCACGTCACCCGCTACCAGACCACCGGCCACTACTTCTACTTGCTGAACGGGGGCAACGCCGTCAACTTCCTGCACGGCGCCAGCGTGGGCCCGTTCATCTTCCTCGTCCAGGCGGAGATCCTGGCGAGCATCCGCATTCTCGCCCAAGGCGCCCTGGCAAGCGGCATACACGAGGTGACACCCACCGACCGCGCTGCCATCGCGTCCACCTGGCTGAGCTACTTCAACCGCTAA
- a CDS encoding helix-turn-helix domain-containing protein, with translation MDATTPGLLSPDVLDRADLRAALIEHDFAAVFTLIKKWGGLSQNRIASACQLTPGKVSTIINGAQRVTSFEVVCRIADGLRIPGSLLGLAARPWEGTHHPAQQDQPDAPGDRPDADEIPWRPDATVDLATHLTRSDLVMDRRALTRALAGAAVTGAALLDSLEGWLVPAASVPGQRRPGRLGMREVEELETTARAFRQWDHQYGGGLRRKAVLGQLAEVSGALDDHQAPAVADRLYRVMAQLAGTAATMAWDSGLHRRAQDYYRLALRAAHAGGDVVFGANVLAGMARQMLYRDRPDDALQLIHLAQEGARDVIGPRARAMLHTREAWAYAAQGRVAGFHRATTKAAEDLAAAGADGDEPYWIAYFDEAELAGVTGGRLLDLARTDPRQHATQAADEIRTALAYRGPEAGRSHALDRIGLAECQFLAGDIRAAAAETTLAVQAARGTQSGRVRTQLRQLYPYTVGHSASRPVREARDSIRDLLSS, from the coding sequence ATGGATGCCACCACCCCCGGCCTGCTCAGCCCCGATGTGCTCGACAGAGCAGACCTCCGGGCAGCGCTCATCGAGCACGACTTCGCAGCCGTCTTCACCCTGATCAAGAAGTGGGGCGGCCTCTCCCAGAACCGCATCGCGTCCGCCTGCCAACTCACCCCCGGCAAGGTGTCCACGATCATCAACGGGGCCCAACGCGTCACCAGCTTCGAGGTCGTCTGCCGGATCGCCGACGGCCTCCGAATTCCGGGCAGCCTGCTCGGGCTCGCAGCACGCCCCTGGGAGGGCACACACCACCCAGCACAGCAGGACCAGCCAGACGCTCCAGGTGACCGGCCAGACGCAGACGAGATCCCGTGGCGGCCCGACGCCACCGTGGACCTGGCCACCCACCTCACCAGGAGTGATCTCGTGATGGACCGAAGGGCCCTCACCCGCGCCCTTGCCGGCGCCGCGGTAACCGGCGCCGCCCTCCTCGACAGCCTCGAAGGCTGGCTCGTCCCGGCCGCAAGCGTCCCGGGACAACGCCGCCCGGGACGACTCGGCATGCGCGAAGTCGAGGAACTGGAGACCACCGCGCGCGCCTTCCGCCAGTGGGACCATCAGTACGGTGGCGGCCTTCGAAGGAAAGCGGTCCTCGGCCAGCTCGCCGAAGTCTCCGGCGCCCTCGATGACCACCAGGCCCCGGCTGTGGCCGACCGGTTGTACCGCGTCATGGCGCAGCTGGCCGGCACTGCTGCGACCATGGCGTGGGACTCAGGACTGCATCGGCGGGCTCAGGACTACTACCGCCTCGCCCTTCGCGCAGCTCACGCCGGAGGTGACGTCGTCTTCGGAGCCAACGTACTGGCCGGGATGGCCCGGCAGATGCTCTATCGCGACCGGCCGGACGACGCGCTACAGCTGATCCACCTTGCGCAGGAAGGTGCCCGCGACGTGATTGGCCCCCGGGCCCGAGCCATGCTCCACACCCGCGAAGCCTGGGCCTACGCTGCACAAGGGCGCGTCGCCGGGTTCCACCGGGCCACCACCAAGGCGGCCGAAGATCTTGCCGCTGCTGGCGCGGATGGCGACGAGCCATATTGGATCGCGTACTTCGACGAAGCAGAACTCGCGGGCGTAACCGGGGGACGGCTTCTCGACCTCGCCCGAACCGACCCGCGCCAGCACGCCACCCAGGCAGCCGACGAGATCCGGACTGCCCTCGCATACCGCGGCCCCGAGGCTGGGCGATCTCATGCGCTCGACCGTATCGGCCTGGCGGAATGCCAGTTTCTCGCTGGCGACATCCGGGCGGCAGCCGCCGAAACAACCCTCGCCGTGCAGGCCGCGCGAGGCACACAGTCGGGGCGTGTCCGTACTCAGCTCAGACAGCTGTATCCCTACACCGTGGGACACAGCGCCTCGCGCCCGGTGCGGGAGGCGCGCGATAGTATCCGCGACCTGCTGTCGAGCTGA
- a CDS encoding CHAP domain-containing protein has protein sequence MAGRYADVARVLKGEVGYREGFSGGHWNNKQKYSASVPGLAWSDYQAWCCTFTSWAFQTAGLPKGSYPVTASCATATNWWKKAGRWSEFPAVGAQVMFGPGGGSHTGIVIGYDDTTITTIEGNTNTSGSAEGDGVYRKVRQRRDAYVYGYGYPDYPGGITSADPTWKNPSIEEDPMAGMTKKDIYDAVWRTDAIAGPGDAADHKTNPTWQPQSILKDLQARVRSTDKRVAAMSAAITALAGQVGKGADTAKIVAAVTAAIESAVIDVNINTPES, from the coding sequence ATGGCCGGCAGGTACGCCGATGTGGCCCGTGTTCTTAAGGGCGAGGTCGGCTACCGCGAAGGGTTCAGCGGCGGGCACTGGAACAACAAGCAGAAGTACTCAGCTTCGGTGCCCGGCCTGGCGTGGTCCGACTATCAGGCGTGGTGCTGCACGTTCACGTCCTGGGCGTTCCAGACCGCTGGCCTGCCGAAGGGCTCGTACCCGGTCACCGCGTCGTGCGCGACGGCAACGAACTGGTGGAAGAAGGCCGGTCGCTGGTCGGAGTTCCCCGCGGTCGGCGCGCAGGTCATGTTCGGGCCTGGCGGCGGGTCTCACACCGGGATCGTCATCGGCTACGACGACACCACGATCACCACGATCGAGGGCAACACCAACACCAGCGGCAGTGCCGAGGGTGACGGCGTGTACCGCAAGGTCCGGCAGCGCCGGGACGCCTACGTGTACGGCTACGGCTACCCCGACTACCCCGGCGGCATCACGTCCGCCGACCCCACCTGGAAGAACCCGAGCATCGAGGAGGACCCCATGGCGGGGATGACGAAGAAGGACATCTACGACGCGGTGTGGCGGACGGACGCCATCGCTGGCCCGGGGGATGCAGCGGACCACAAGACCAACCCAACGTGGCAGCCGCAGAGCATCCTCAAGGACCTGCAGGCCCGGGTCCGTTCGACGGACAAGCGGGTCGCCGCGATGAGTGCCGCGATCACTGCACTGGCCGGGCAGGTCGGCAAGGGCGCGGACACCGCGAAGATCGTGGCCGCCGTCACTGCCGCGATCGAGTCCGCCGTCATCGACGTCAACATCAACACCCCGGAGTCCTGA